Proteins co-encoded in one Amaranthus tricolor cultivar Red isolate AtriRed21 chromosome 7, ASM2621246v1, whole genome shotgun sequence genomic window:
- the LOC130817521 gene encoding uncharacterized protein LOC130817521 isoform X2, translating to MTTVLEFGETHVVRPKGKHQATIVWLHGMGDKGLSWSQLFDTLPLPNIKWIFPTAPTRPVALLGGFFCTAWFDAEDISENAPVNMESLDASATHIANLLSSEPSDVKLGIGGFNMGAATALYSVICQVIGRYSNGNAYPINLSIAVGLSGWLPCSSLLRTWMEESDESEQRAASVPILLCHGSADEVVAFEHGEKAVEALTSLGFQNITFKSYEGLGHYTIPEETEQVCKWLTSVLDLEGTPSDS from the exons ATGACAACAGTTTTGGAGTTTGGAGAAACTCATGTTGTCAGGCCTAAGGGAAAACACCAGGCTACTATAGTCTGGTTGCATGGAATGGGTGACAAAGGCTTGAG CTGGTCGCAACTCTTTGACACACTCCCCCTTCCAAAT ATTAAATGGATTTTCCCTACTGCTCCTACTCGTCCAGTTGCACTTCTTGGTGGATTTTTTTGCACCGCAT GGTTTGATGCAGAAGATATATCAGAAAATGCTCCTGTTAATATGGAGAGTTTAGATGCTTCAGCCACACACATTGCCAACCTTTTGTCCAGTGAGCCCTCTGACG TTAAGCTTGGTATTGGGGGTTTCAACATGGGTGCTGCTACCGCCTTGTATTCTGTGATATGCCAAGTAATAGGGCGATACAGCAACGGAAACGCTTATCCTATTAATCTGAGCATTGCTGTGGGACTGAGTGGATGGCTTCCATGTTCAAG CTTACTGAGAACATGGATGGAGGAATCTGACGAATCTGAGCAGCGTGCTGCGTCTGTGCCCATTTTACTTTGTCATGGATCAG CTGATGAAGTGGTAGCATTCGAACACGGAGAGAAAGCTGTGGAGGCTCTTACTTCACTCGGATTCCAGAATATTACTTTCAAGAGCTATGAAGG GCTAGGTCATTACACAATTCCTGAAGAAACTGAACAAGTTTGCAAATGGTTAACCTCGGTATTGGATCTTGAAGGGACCCCTTCAGATTCTTAA